The Bradyrhizobium ottawaense genome window below encodes:
- a CDS encoding glutamate synthase subunit beta: protein MGKITGFLEIERHDRKYTPVAERVKHYNEFVLPLTEKETRDQAARCMNCGIPYCHGTGSVAPGTPGCPVNNQIPDWNDLVYQGNWEEASRNLHSTNNFPEFTGRICPAPCEASCTLNIDDNPVTIKTIECAIVDRAWDNGWLKPEVASVKTGKKVAVIGSGPAGMACAQQLARAGHDVHLFEKHAKAGGLLRYGIPDFKMEKGVIDRRVKQMEGEGVTFHYNSHVGADGNVDPREMLNEYDAVALTGGAEAPRDLPIPGRELSGIHYAMDFLPQQNRRVSEEPLNGVQEILAGGKHVVVIGGGDTGSDCIGTSLRQGALSVTQLEIMPAPPERENKGLTWPNWPLKMRTSSSQAEGAVREYAVLTQKFSGENGQVKKLHCVHVDDKFKPIAGTEFELDAELVLLAMGFVHPVHEGLLKLLSVELDPRGNVKANTLDYQTSRPNVFTAGDMRRGQSLVVWAIREGRLCARSIDTFLMGKTDLPR, encoded by the coding sequence ATGGGCAAGATCACGGGTTTTCTCGAAATCGAACGGCATGACCGCAAGTACACCCCGGTCGCCGAGCGCGTGAAGCATTACAACGAGTTCGTCCTTCCCTTGACCGAGAAGGAAACGCGCGACCAGGCCGCGCGCTGCATGAACTGCGGCATTCCCTATTGCCACGGCACCGGCTCGGTCGCGCCCGGCACGCCCGGCTGCCCGGTCAACAACCAGATCCCCGACTGGAACGACCTCGTCTACCAGGGCAATTGGGAAGAAGCCTCGCGCAATCTGCACTCGACCAACAATTTCCCGGAGTTCACCGGCCGCATCTGCCCGGCGCCGTGCGAGGCCTCCTGCACGCTCAACATCGACGACAATCCGGTGACCATCAAGACCATCGAATGCGCGATCGTCGACCGCGCCTGGGACAATGGCTGGCTCAAGCCTGAGGTCGCGTCCGTCAAGACCGGCAAGAAGGTCGCCGTGATCGGCTCGGGCCCGGCCGGTATGGCCTGCGCGCAACAGCTCGCGCGCGCCGGTCACGACGTGCATCTGTTCGAGAAGCACGCCAAGGCCGGTGGCCTGCTGCGTTACGGCATCCCCGACTTCAAGATGGAGAAGGGGGTCATCGACCGCCGCGTCAAGCAGATGGAAGGCGAAGGCGTCACCTTCCACTACAACAGCCATGTCGGCGCCGACGGCAATGTCGATCCGCGCGAGATGCTCAACGAGTATGACGCGGTGGCGCTGACCGGCGGCGCGGAAGCACCGCGCGACCTGCCGATCCCCGGCCGGGAGCTGTCAGGCATCCACTACGCCATGGATTTCCTGCCGCAGCAGAACCGCCGCGTCTCTGAGGAGCCGCTGAACGGCGTCCAGGAGATCCTGGCCGGCGGCAAGCACGTCGTCGTCATCGGCGGCGGCGACACGGGATCGGACTGCATCGGCACCTCGCTGCGCCAGGGCGCGCTGTCGGTGACCCAGCTCGAGATCATGCCCGCTCCTCCCGAGCGCGAGAACAAGGGCCTCACCTGGCCGAACTGGCCGCTCAAGATGCGGACGTCCTCCAGCCAGGCCGAAGGCGCGGTGCGCGAATACGCCGTGCTGACCCAGAAGTTCTCCGGCGAGAACGGCCAGGTCAAGAAGCTGCACTGCGTCCACGTCGACGACAAGTTCAAGCCGATTGCCGGCACCGAGTTCGAACTCGACGCCGAGCTCGTCCTGCTCGCGATGGGCTTCGTGCATCCGGTGCACGAGGGTCTCTTGAAGCTGCTCTCGGTCGAGCTCGACCCCCGCGGCAACGTCAAGGCCAACACGCTGGACTACCAGACCTCCCGCCCGAACGTGTTCACCGCCGGCGACATGCGGCGTGGGCAGTCGCTAGTGGTGTGGGCGATCCGCGAAGGGCGGCTGTGCGCAAGGTCGATTGATACGTTCCTGATGGGGAAGACGGATCTGCCGCGCTGA
- the gltB gene encoding glutamate synthase large subunit, protein MNGSQFESANIVAEELSATVASKTTDPIQEHNSRPPAVGLYDPSLEKDSCGVGFIANIKGKKSHEIVADALSILCNLEHRGAVGADPRAGDGAGILVQIPHAFFSRKAGELGFALPAPGEYAIGALFMPRDTAWRNVIKSIIADQIKEEGLTLLGWREVPTDNSSLGVTVKPTEPACMQVFIGRNGTAKTEDEFERRLYILRKSISQAIYQRRDRGLAGYYPCSMSCRTVIYKGMFLADQLGKYYPDLHEKDFESALALVHQRFSTNTFPAWSLAHPYRMIAHNGEINTLRGNTNWMAARQASVSSELYGKDINRLWPISYEGQSDTACFDNALEFLVQGGYSLPHAVMMMIPEAWAGNPLMDEKRRAFYEYHAALMEPWDGPAAIAFTDGRQIGATLDRNGLRPARYLVTKDDRIVMASEMGVLTIPEDQIITKWRLQPGKMLLVDLEQGRLIPDDEIKAELAKSHPYKEWLERTQIVLEELPKVPTTGVRSNLSLLDRQQAFGYSQEDIAILMTPMAATGEEAAGSMGNDTPISALSDKAKPLFTYFKQNFAQVTNPPIDPIREELVMSLVSIIGPRPNLFDLQGLATTKRLEARQPILTDADLEKIRSISDVAESHFKSRTLDTTFHAGLGAAGMDQVLDELCARAESAVREGVNIIILSDRMVGTDRVPIPSLLACAAVHHHLIRTGLRTSVGLVVESGEPREVHHFACLAGYGAEAINPYLAFETIIAMKDRLPGSLDDYEIVKRYIKSIGKGLLKVMSKMGISTYQSYCGAQIFDAVGLKADFVAKFFAGTHTRVEGVGLGEIAEEAVRRHADAFGEALVYKGALDVGGEYAYRSRGEDHAWTAESVSLLQHAARGNSQERYRAFAKILNEQSERLLTLRGLFRIKNADEEKRKPIPLDQVEPAKDIVRRFATGAMSFGSISREAHTTLAIAMNRIGGKSNTGEGGEEADRFKPMPNGDSMRSAIKQVASGRFGVTTEYLVNSDMMQIKMAQGAKPGEGGQLPGHKVDATIAKVRHSTPGVGLISPPPHHDIYSIEDLAQLIYDLKNVNPTGDVSVKLVSEIGVGTVAAGVAKARADHVTIAGFEGGTGASPLTSIKHAGSPWEIGLAETHQTLVRERLRSRIVVQVDGGFRTGRDVVIGALLGADEFGFATAPLIAAGCIMMRKCHLNTCPVGVATQDPVLRKRFTGQPEHVINYFFFVAEEVREIMASLGFRTFNEMVGQVQLLDQTKLVAHWKAKGLDFSKLFVKQKEEKGQKIYHSERQNHHLEAVLDRTLIEKAKPALDRGAPVKIEATINSTNRSAGAMLSGAVAKIYGHAGLPHDTIHVGLKGTAGQAFGAWLAQGVTFELEGEANDYVGKGLSGGKIIVKPPANSGIVPEESIIVGNTVMYGAIQGECYFRGIAGERFAVRNSGAVAVVEGAGDHCCEYMTGGIVVVLGKTGRNFAAGMSGGIAYVLDETGDFDKLCNLAMVELEPVLSEELINAGTYNHSGDLEAHGRVDVFKNLLDSDVERLHVLITRHAKATGSKRAADILANWKEWLPKFRKVMPVEYRRALREMAANADAEPKIAIGA, encoded by the coding sequence ATGAACGGGTCGCAATTCGAGAGCGCAAACATCGTGGCAGAAGAACTGTCGGCGACGGTCGCCTCGAAAACGACCGATCCGATTCAGGAACACAATTCGCGCCCGCCAGCCGTTGGCCTCTACGATCCGAGCCTGGAAAAGGATTCCTGCGGCGTCGGCTTCATCGCCAATATCAAGGGCAAGAAGTCGCACGAGATCGTCGCGGACGCGCTGAGCATCCTGTGCAATCTCGAGCATCGCGGTGCCGTCGGCGCCGACCCGCGCGCCGGTGACGGCGCCGGCATTCTGGTGCAGATCCCGCACGCCTTCTTCAGCCGCAAGGCCGGGGAGCTCGGCTTCGCGCTGCCGGCGCCCGGCGAATACGCCATCGGCGCGCTGTTCATGCCGCGCGACACCGCATGGCGCAACGTCATCAAGAGCATCATCGCCGACCAGATCAAGGAAGAGGGCCTGACCCTGCTTGGTTGGCGCGAGGTGCCGACCGACAATTCCTCGCTCGGCGTCACCGTGAAGCCGACCGAGCCGGCCTGCATGCAGGTGTTCATCGGCCGCAATGGCACCGCCAAGACCGAGGACGAGTTCGAGCGCCGGCTCTACATCCTGCGCAAGTCGATCTCACAGGCGATCTACCAGCGCCGCGACCGCGGACTTGCAGGCTATTACCCCTGCTCGATGTCCTGCCGCACCGTGATCTACAAGGGCATGTTTCTCGCCGACCAGCTCGGCAAGTACTATCCCGACCTGCACGAGAAGGATTTCGAGAGCGCGCTCGCCCTGGTGCATCAGCGCTTCTCGACCAACACCTTCCCGGCCTGGTCGCTGGCGCATCCCTATCGCATGATCGCGCATAACGGCGAGATCAACACGCTGCGCGGCAACACCAACTGGATGGCGGCGCGCCAGGCCTCGGTGAGCTCCGAGCTCTACGGCAAGGACATCAACCGGCTCTGGCCGATCTCCTACGAAGGCCAGTCGGACACCGCCTGCTTCGACAACGCGCTCGAATTCCTGGTGCAGGGCGGCTACTCGCTGCCGCACGCCGTCATGATGATGATTCCGGAGGCGTGGGCCGGCAATCCCCTGATGGATGAGAAGCGCCGCGCCTTCTACGAATATCACGCAGCGCTGATGGAGCCGTGGGACGGTCCCGCCGCGATCGCCTTCACCGACGGCCGCCAGATCGGCGCCACGCTCGACCGCAACGGCCTGCGGCCCGCGCGCTATCTCGTGACCAAGGACGACCGCATCGTGATGGCGTCCGAGATGGGCGTGCTGACGATCCCCGAAGATCAGATCATCACCAAGTGGCGGCTGCAGCCCGGGAAGATGCTGCTGGTCGACCTCGAGCAGGGCCGTCTTATTCCCGACGACGAGATCAAGGCCGAGCTCGCCAAGAGCCATCCCTACAAGGAGTGGCTGGAACGGACCCAGATCGTGCTGGAAGAGCTGCCGAAGGTGCCGACCACCGGCGTGCGCTCCAATTTGTCGCTGCTCGATCGCCAGCAGGCGTTCGGCTACAGCCAGGAAGACATCGCCATCCTGATGACGCCGATGGCGGCCACGGGCGAGGAAGCCGCGGGCTCGATGGGCAACGACACGCCGATCTCGGCGCTGTCGGACAAGGCCAAGCCGCTGTTCACCTACTTCAAGCAGAACTTTGCGCAGGTCACCAACCCGCCGATCGACCCGATCCGCGAGGAGCTGGTGATGAGCCTGGTCTCCATCATCGGACCGCGGCCGAACCTGTTCGATCTGCAGGGGCTTGCCACCACCAAGCGCCTTGAAGCGCGCCAGCCGATCCTGACCGACGCGGATCTCGAAAAGATCCGCTCGATCTCGGATGTTGCCGAGTCGCACTTCAAGTCGCGCACGCTCGACACCACCTTCCACGCCGGTCTCGGCGCGGCAGGCATGGACCAGGTGCTCGACGAGCTCTGCGCGCGCGCCGAAAGCGCGGTGCGCGAAGGCGTCAACATCATCATCCTGTCCGACCGCATGGTCGGCACCGACCGGGTTCCGATCCCGTCGCTGCTGGCCTGCGCCGCCGTGCATCATCATCTTATCCGCACCGGCCTGCGCACCTCGGTCGGTCTCGTCGTCGAGTCCGGCGAGCCGCGCGAAGTGCATCACTTCGCCTGCCTTGCCGGCTACGGCGCCGAAGCGATCAATCCTTACCTGGCGTTCGAAACCATCATCGCGATGAAGGACCGCCTGCCCGGCTCGCTCGACGACTACGAGATCGTCAAGCGCTACATCAAGTCGATCGGCAAGGGCCTTTTGAAGGTGATGTCCAAGATGGGCATCTCGACCTACCAGTCCTATTGCGGCGCGCAGATCTTCGACGCCGTCGGCCTCAAGGCCGACTTCGTCGCAAAGTTCTTCGCGGGCACGCATACCCGTGTCGAGGGCGTCGGCCTTGGCGAGATCGCCGAAGAGGCGGTGCGCCGTCATGCCGACGCGTTCGGCGAGGCGCTGGTCTACAAGGGCGCGCTCGATGTCGGCGGCGAATACGCCTATCGCAGCCGCGGCGAGGACCATGCCTGGACCGCCGAATCGGTGTCGCTGCTGCAGCACGCCGCGCGCGGCAATTCGCAGGAGCGCTATCGCGCCTTCGCAAAGATCCTCAACGAGCAGTCGGAGCGTCTGCTGACGCTGCGCGGCCTGTTCCGGATCAAGAACGCGGACGAAGAAAAGCGCAAGCCGATCCCGCTCGACCAGGTCGAGCCCGCCAAGGACATCGTCCGGCGCTTCGCCACCGGCGCGATGAGCTTCGGCTCGATCTCGCGCGAGGCCCACACCACGCTCGCGATCGCCATGAACCGGATCGGCGGCAAGTCGAACACCGGCGAAGGCGGCGAGGAAGCCGACCGCTTCAAGCCAATGCCGAACGGCGATTCCATGCGCTCGGCGATCAAGCAGGTCGCCTCGGGCCGCTTCGGCGTCACCACGGAGTATCTCGTCAACTCCGACATGATGCAGATCAAGATGGCGCAGGGCGCCAAGCCCGGCGAAGGCGGTCAGCTGCCCGGCCACAAGGTCGACGCGACCATCGCCAAGGTCCGGCACTCGACGCCGGGCGTCGGCCTGATCTCGCCGCCGCCGCACCACGACATCTACTCGATCGAGGATCTGGCGCAGCTCATCTACGACCTCAAGAACGTCAACCCGACGGGTGACGTCTCGGTCAAGCTCGTCTCCGAGATCGGCGTCGGCACGGTCGCCGCGGGCGTCGCCAAGGCGCGCGCCGACCATGTCACCATCGCGGGCTTCGAAGGCGGCACCGGCGCTTCGCCGCTGACCTCGATCAAGCATGCCGGCTCGCCGTGGGAGATCGGCCTTGCCGAAACCCACCAGACGCTGGTGCGCGAGCGGCTGCGCAGCCGCATCGTGGTCCAGGTCGACGGCGGCTTCCGCACGGGCCGTGACGTCGTGATCGGCGCACTGCTGGGCGCCGACGAGTTCGGCTTCGCCACCGCGCCGCTGATTGCGGCCGGCTGCATCATGATGCGCAAGTGTCATCTCAACACCTGCCCGGTCGGCGTCGCGACCCAGGACCCCGTCCTGCGCAAGCGCTTCACCGGCCAGCCCGAGCACGTGATCAACTACTTCTTCTTCGTCGCCGAGGAAGTCCGCGAGATCATGGCTTCGCTCGGCTTCCGCACCTTCAACGAGATGGTCGGCCAGGTTCAGCTGCTCGACCAGACCAAGCTGGTCGCGCACTGGAAGGCCAAGGGCCTCGACTTCTCCAAGCTGTTCGTCAAGCAGAAGGAAGAGAAGGGCCAGAAGATCTATCACTCCGAGCGCCAGAACCATCATCTGGAAGCGGTGCTCGACCGCACGCTGATCGAGAAGGCAAAGCCTGCGCTCGACCGCGGCGCGCCGGTGAAGATCGAGGCCACGATCAATAGCACCAACCGTTCCGCCGGTGCGATGCTGTCGGGTGCGGTCGCCAAGATCTACGGCCATGCCGGCCTGCCGCACGACACGATCCATGTCGGCCTCAAGGGCACCGCGGGTCAGGCCTTCGGCGCGTGGCTGGCGCAGGGCGTCACCTTCGAGCTCGAGGGTGAAGCCAACGACTATGTCGGCAAGGGCCTCTCGGGCGGCAAGATCATCGTCAAGCCGCCGGCCAACAGCGGCATCGTGCCGGAAGAGAGCATCATCGTCGGCAACACCGTGATGTACGGCGCGATCCAGGGCGAGTGCTACTTCCGCGGCATCGCCGGCGAGCGCTTCGCCGTGCGCAATTCGGGCGCCGTTGCGGTGGTCGAGGGCGCGGGCGATCATTGCTGCGAATACATGACCGGCGGCATCGTGGTCGTGCTCGGCAAGACCGGGCGAAACTTCGCGGCCGGCATGTCGGGCGGCATCGCCTATGTCCTCGACGAGACCGGCGACTTCGACAAGCTCTGCAACCTGGCGATGGTCGAGCTCGAGCCGGTGCTGTCGGAAGAGCTGATCAACGCCGGCACCTACAATCACTCCGGTGACCTCGAGGCGCATGGCCGGGTCGACGTGTTCAAGAATTTGCTCGACTCCGACGTCGAGCGCCTGCACGTCCTGATCACGCGCCACGCGAAAGCGACCGGCTCCAAGCGCGCCGCCGACATCCTTGCCAATTGGAAGGAATGGCTGCCGAAATTCCGCAAGGTGATGCCGGTCGAGTACCGGCGCGCACTGCGCGAAATGGCCGCCAACGCGGACGCCGAGCCGAAAATCGCGATCGGGGCGTAA
- a CDS encoding alpha/beta fold hydrolase, protein MSLWRSLFVAASLLAAPLSLAHAQTPQTVKAKNVVLVHGAWADGSSWSEVIPILQAAGLHVTAVQNPLSSLADSVEATRRALAEQDGPTVLVAHSWGGTVISQVGTDPKVTGLVYVAARAPDANEDFVALSKQFPTGPVRAGIVERDGDTKLSEDAFLKYFANGVKPEQARELYAVQWPTAASIFAGRTTEAAWHSKPSWYAVSKNDYTINPDLERFLAKRMNATTVELDAGHLSLVSHPKEVANLILEAAGYPRS, encoded by the coding sequence ATGTCACTTTGGCGCAGCCTTTTCGTCGCCGCGAGCCTGTTGGCGGCCCCCCTCAGCCTCGCTCACGCGCAGACACCGCAGACGGTGAAAGCAAAGAACGTCGTGCTGGTGCACGGCGCCTGGGCCGACGGCTCGAGCTGGTCGGAGGTGATCCCGATCCTCCAGGCCGCGGGCCTGCATGTCACGGCCGTGCAGAATCCGCTGTCGTCGCTTGCGGACTCGGTCGAGGCGACCAGGCGCGCGCTGGCCGAGCAGGACGGACCGACCGTGCTGGTCGCGCATTCCTGGGGCGGCACGGTGATCAGCCAGGTCGGCACCGATCCGAAGGTCACCGGCCTCGTTTATGTCGCCGCACGTGCGCCCGATGCGAACGAGGATTTCGTCGCGCTGTCGAAGCAATTCCCGACCGGCCCGGTGCGCGCCGGCATCGTCGAGCGCGACGGCGACACAAAACTTTCGGAAGACGCCTTCCTGAAATATTTCGCCAATGGCGTGAAGCCGGAGCAGGCCAGGGAGCTTTATGCCGTGCAATGGCCGACCGCCGCGTCGATCTTCGCCGGCCGCACCACGGAAGCTGCGTGGCATTCGAAGCCGAGCTGGTACGCGGTGTCGAAGAACGACTACACCATCAATCCGGATCTCGAACGCTTCCTCGCCAAGCGCATGAACGCCACCACGGTCGAGCTCGATGCCGGCCACCTCTCGCTGGTGTCGCATCCGAAGGAGGTCGCCAATTTGATCCTGGAAGCCGCGGGATATCCGCGGAGCTGA
- a CDS encoding Hsp20 family protein: MRSYDLTPFYRSTVGFDRLFSLLDQASSDGSPGYPPYNIERTGENAYRITVAVSGFARDELSIVAKENTLTIKGEKVAGENSKNEVLYRGIAARAFERAFQLADFVQVKDASLENGLLHVDLVREIPEAKKPRQIAINTSAPKAQVIENSVAA; the protein is encoded by the coding sequence ATGCGTAGCTACGATCTCACCCCCTTCTACCGTTCCACCGTCGGCTTCGACCGCCTCTTTAGCCTGCTCGACCAGGCCAGCTCGGACGGCAGCCCCGGTTATCCCCCCTACAACATCGAGCGTACCGGCGAGAATGCCTACCGCATCACCGTTGCGGTCTCGGGCTTCGCCAGGGATGAGCTCTCCATCGTCGCGAAGGAAAATACGCTGACGATCAAGGGCGAGAAGGTCGCAGGCGAGAACAGCAAGAACGAAGTGCTCTACCGCGGCATCGCCGCGCGTGCATTCGAGCGCGCCTTCCAGCTCGCCGACTTCGTGCAGGTGAAGGACGCCTCGCTGGAAAACGGGCTGCTTCACGTCGACCTCGTCCGTGAGATTCCCGAGGCGAAGAAACCGCGCCAGATCGCGATCAATACCAGCGCACCGAAGGCGCAGGTGATCGAGAACTCGGTCGCCGCCTAA
- a CDS encoding alpha/beta fold hydrolase: protein MTLVSIPSNPVPEDVVSGTIKTPDGAELRFARWAPPANRKGTVCVFTGRSEQIEKYFETVRDLRDRGFAVAMIDWRGQGHSSRRLRDPRKGYVRDFSDFEVDVEAFVQQVVLPDCPPPFFALAHSMGGTVMLRVAHAGKRWFDRMVLSAPMIDLPGRTTSLPVRALLKTMRLLGQGGRYVPGGSDRLTGLDPFINNPVTSDPVRYARNAAILEEDPTLGLASPTVAWADTAFRAMNTFKGKNYPSQIRQPILMLAASNDAVVSTAAIEEFAYHLRAGSHLVIAGAKHEILQEQDRYRSQFWAAFDAFVPGTPLFK, encoded by the coding sequence ATGACGCTGGTCTCGATCCCGTCCAATCCCGTCCCCGAAGACGTCGTCAGCGGTACCATCAAGACGCCCGATGGCGCCGAGCTGCGCTTTGCGCGCTGGGCGCCGCCGGCGAACCGCAAGGGCACCGTCTGCGTCTTCACCGGACGCAGCGAGCAGATCGAGAAATATTTCGAGACCGTGCGCGATTTGCGCGACCGCGGCTTTGCAGTGGCAATGATCGATTGGCGCGGGCAGGGCCATTCCTCGCGCCGCCTGCGCGACCCGCGCAAGGGCTATGTGCGCGACTTCTCCGATTTCGAGGTCGACGTGGAGGCGTTCGTGCAGCAGGTCGTGCTGCCGGATTGCCCGCCGCCGTTCTTCGCGCTGGCCCATTCCATGGGCGGCACGGTGATGCTGCGGGTGGCGCATGCGGGCAAGCGCTGGTTCGACCGCATGGTGTTGTCGGCGCCGATGATCGACCTGCCCGGCCGCACCACCTCGCTTCCGGTGCGTGCGCTGCTCAAGACCATGCGCCTGCTCGGGCAGGGGGGCCGTTATGTCCCCGGCGGCAGCGACCGTCTCACCGGGCTCGATCCCTTCATCAACAATCCCGTGACCAGCGATCCGGTACGCTATGCGCGCAATGCCGCGATCCTGGAGGAGGACCCGACGCTCGGGCTGGCATCACCGACCGTGGCCTGGGCCGATACCGCCTTCCGCGCCATGAACACCTTCAAGGGCAAGAACTACCCCTCGCAGATCCGCCAGCCGATCCTGATGCTGGCGGCCTCCAACGACGCGGTGGTCTCGACCGCGGCGATCGAGGAGTTCGCCTATCACTTGCGCGCCGGCTCCCACCTCGTGATCGCCGGCGCCAAGCACGAGATCCTCCAGGAGCAGGACCGCTACCGCTCCCAGTTCTGGGCCGCCTTCGACGCCTTCGTGCCGGGCACGCCGTTGTTCAAGTGA